Part of the Gemmatimonadota bacterium genome is shown below.
TCAGGAAGATCACGCCTGGAACACGCTCCTGTTGCAACCGGTCGAGCAGGAAGGTGCGCTCCGCACCATACGTGGCGTAATTCTCGAAGGTCACGGAGTTGTTCACCGTCTGGCCACCGATCACGACCAGCTTGAACGTGGCCCGCGATGCCTTGAGGCCGTTCAGCAGCCACTCGATCTGGTTGCGCCCCAGATAGCTGTGATCGCCCGTCACCCGGCCCTGCCCGTCGCGGTACCAGCGGTTGTCCATCAGGAAGACATCGACGTCGCTCCACCCGAACGTTGACGTCACGCCACCGCCGCCATCGGCCCCGAGCGGAGGATTTCCCCAGAAGAGTTCGAACGCGGCGCGGGTGAGGAAGCGGCCGCCGTAGGAGCGATCGCTGTCGTTGGGGCCGAAGTCGTGGTCGTCCCACGTCGCGTAGTGACTCGTCGCGGCCAGCAGCGGCTGAAGCTCAGGTAGCGAGCGCGAGTGGGTGTAGCGATGGAAGACGCCGGTGCGGGAATCGAAGTCACCCTCGCGCAGGTAGGCATTGTCTCCCATCCAGAGCATCAGGTCCGGACGGCTCCGCGTCACCGCGCCGAGGATGTCGTAGTCGCCGCCGTACGGGGTGCCAGGGCGGTCGAATTCGGGCTCGTTCACGTAGAAGCAGGAGGCCACCGCGATCCGAACCGTCGGCGGGTCGGTGCGGTACTGCCAGAGCGTCGGCGTCGCAAAGCGGAGTGCGTAGGGACGCGGAACTACAACGCCATTGATCCGGAGTTCGTAGCCATACACATGCCCGGGCTTCACGCTGTCGGCCTGGACCTTGGCTACATGGGCCGTGGCAGGGGCGGTTCGGACCGACTCGCTGGTGTAGCGCCGGGTCGGGGCAAGCGAGTCCCAGTAGACAAATTGGACCACGGCCGGCCGGGTGGTCTGCGCCCACAGCGTCACCTCGCGCATCTGGGAGGCACCGACCATCGGTCCGGACTGCAGGATCGGAGTGGTCGCGGGCGTTCCCTGGGCAACGAGCCGGGGGCCGAAGAGCACCGAAGTGGCCAGGAGAACACGGGCCAGAGGAGCAAGGCGAAATGGAGTTTGCATGGTGGTTATGATCGTCCATTGTTGTTTGCGAGCGCAAATCCCGGCGACTGGTCGGGCATCCCGTTCTGCCCCCGACACTACTAAGCTCTAACAGTGCAGCCAACCACGCCATTCACCGTCGGGCCTCCCATCGAGCGAGGCCGTAGTTGGGGTGCGCTCAGCACGAGCGCCGCCCTCCACGTCGTGGTGGTCCTCTGGCTGATCTTCCGCCCCGCCTCGGCGCGCTCGCTCCCGACGATTGAACGGAATCCCGGGGAGGACCGACAGGAGATTGCCTTGGCGCCCCCGGCCAACCCGGCGCCGAAGGCGGAACAGCAGCCCGATCAGCCGCAACCGCAGCCGCAGCCGCAGCAGGAACAGCCCAAGCCGGAACCGCCGAAGAAGTCGACGCCACTCGGTCCGGACTCGAAGAATCCCGACGCGCTCGTCCCCAAGGAAGCGGGGCCGGAGAAGCCGCAGATCGATCCGGATCAGATGAACGTCAACAAGCCGGAGCCGCCCGCCAAGGTGGAGACGCCGCCGGCCGAGCCCGAGGCGGCACCGACCCAGGCCCCCAAGGGGGTGCGCCGCATTGCCACCGCGTCGGATATGGTGAACAATCTGACCGCCAAGGGAGTGCCGCTCGACGACAACGGGAAGCCGCGCGACATCCTCACCGCCGGCACCCGCAACTCGAACACGGCGGTCGCCGCGGCGGCTGGCGCGATGGGTCGCGTCGGGCCGACGCAGCCCGACTACCGCGACTGGCGCCCGTCGTTCCCCGAGGCGGCTGGGCGTTGCGTCGAGATCCCCGATCTCGGCAAGAATCCCGATGGCACTCCGGTACTTGCCACGGTCATCGGGCGCGTGCTCGGCGACGATCACCGGACCCCGCTGGCGGGGGCGCACCTCCAGATTGTTGGCACACCGTTCTCGACCTTCTCCAACGGCAACGGCGAGTATCGTCTCGAGTTCGATCCGAAGTTGCTCGAACGCTGTCGCGTGCAGTACGTGCGCGTGGCGCGCGAGGGCTTCAGCGGTCAGCTGCTCACGCTCTCCATCGGTGAGCGCATCATGAGCGACGACGTGGTGATGCGCCGCCGCTGATGGACGCCGCCATGCCGCAGTGGATTCCGAACCCGGACCGGGTGGCGTCGTCCCATCTGGCGCGCTTCCTCGCCGCCCGCCGTGCCGAAGGGATCGCGCTCCCGCCACACGATGACGCCGAGGCGTTCCACGCCTTGCATGCCTGGTCCGTCGCGGACCCCGCCGCCTTCTGGACAGCGGTGTGGCACGATGGCGACGTCCTCGCCGATCGTCACCCCAACGGCGAAGCGTGGAGCACGGTGGTGGTCGGCCTGGACCAGATGGCGCCACCCGCACCGCAACGTGGCCCGCGGTGGTTCCCCGGCGCCCAACTCAACTTCGCCGAAAATCTGCTCCGCCATGACGGTGACCACGACGCGATCGTCGCCTGGGACGAGCGCGGCGCATTGACGCCGTGGAGTTGGCGCCAACTTCGGGAAATAGTTGCGCGTGCGGCCGCCGGTCTCGCGGCGCTCGGCGTCGGCCCGGGCGACCGCGTGGCCGGCTGGTTGCCGAACATTCCCGAGACCATCGTCGCGATGCTCGCCACCAGCGCCCTCGGTGCCGTGTGGACCTCGTGCTCACCGGACTTCGGCGTCGAGGGGATCGTCGATCGATTCGGGCAGACCACGCCGCGGGTGCTCTTCTTCTGCGACGGCTACGGCTACGGCGGCAAGGTGCACGACTGCGTGGCGCGCGCCGAGGAGTTGCTGCCCCGACTGCCATCGGTCGAGCATGCGGTGATGATCTCGTATCGCGGTGCCGCCATCCTGCCGGACGATCCGCGCATGTCCACGTGGACACAACTCCTCGGTGACGGTCCAACGCCAGCGCTGCGCTTCACACGCCTCCCATTCGATCATCCGCTCTACATCCTCTACTCCTCGGGGACCACCGGCCTGCCGAAGTGCATGGTGCATGGGGCAGGGGGGACGCTGCTGCAGCACCTGAAGGAGCATCGCCTGCACGGCGACCTGCACGCGGGCGAGCGGCTCTTCTATTTCACCACCTGCGGCTGGATGATGTGGAACTGGTTGGTGAGCGGTCTCGCCGTCGGTGCCACGCTGGTGCTGTATGACGGCGCGCCGATGCCCTCGCACGATCCGGCGATCCTCTGGCGACTCGCTGCCGCGGAGCGCGTGCAGCTTTTCGGGACGAGTGCCAAGTATCTCGCCCTCGCCGAGAAGGCGGGGCTCGAGCCGGCGCGAGACTTTGCGCTGGATGCCCTGCGTACCGTCTTCTCCACCGGTTCACCGCTCGCGGCCGAGTCGTTCGACTGGGTGACGCGCGCCGTCGGTGCGGTGCAGGTGGCCTCCATCTCCGGTGGGACCGACATCGTCTCCTGCTTCGTGCTCGGCAACCCGATCTCGCCGGTCTATCGCGGCGAGATCCAGGGACCAGGGTTGGGGATGGCGGTCGAGGTCTTCGATGCGGTGGGGCAGCCGGCACCGATCGGCGAGGCAGGGGAGCTGGTCTGCACGCGGGCCTTTCCGTCGATGCCCGTCGCGTTCTGGCACGACCCGGACGGCGCGCTCTACCGGGCCGCCTATTTCAGCGAGTATCCCGGCGTCTGGCGTCATGGCGACTGGATCACCCGGACGGTGCACGGCGGCTTCGCCATCAGCGGGCGGAGTGACGCCACGCTCAACCCGGGGGGCGTACGCATCGGCACCGCGGAGATCTATCGGCAGGTCGAGACGATTCCCGAGGTGCTGGAGAGCCTGGTGATCGGGCAACGGATCCCCGGCAGCGCGGACGGCGACGTCCGGGTGGTGCTCTTCGTCCGTCTGGTTGAGGGGGCCACGCTGGATGGGGCGCTGGTCGACCGGATCAGCCGCCGGATTCGTCAGGGGGCCTCTCCGCACCACGTCCCGCGCGTGGTGCTGGCCGTCCGGGACATCCCCCGGACCCGGAGTGGCAAGTTGAGCGAGCTGGCGGTCCGCGACGTGGTGGAAGGGCGTCCGGTCAAGAACGTCGGGGCGCTTGCCAACCCCGAGTCGCTGGAGGAATTTCGAGATCGGGCAGAACTGCTCCAGGTCCAGCCTCCCCATTAGTTTTCCATCCGAGTTCCATCCCTCTCGGAGGCCCGTTTGACCACCACCGCGGCAGTCCCCGGCCTCACCACGACCCAAGCGCCATTTATCGAGCAGGCTCAGGCCGAAGGGCGGCTCTATATCGACCAGCCGTACGAGCTCTACTCCGAGGCGAATCACGACGTCTGGCGCAGGCTCTATGCGCGGATGGGGGAGCGGTGGCAGCAGTATGCCAACCATCGCTTCCTCGAGGGGCTGGAAACGCTCTGCCTCGATCCGGAACGGGTGCCGCGCCTCGAGGACGTGAACAAGTTCATGGCGCCGCTGACCGGCTTCCGGGCCAAGGCGGTGAGTGGGTACGTGCCGGCGTACATGTTCTTCGATTGCCTGCGTCAGCGCGCCTTCCCGACCACCATCACGATTCGCGATGGGGCCGTGCTCGACTACCTCCCCGAGCCCGACATCTTCCACGACATCGCCGGCCACGTGCCGATGCACACCGACAAGGCCTTTGCCGACACGCTGGTGATGTTCGGCGAATGTGCCAAGGCGGCGGCAGAGCGGGTGGCGACGATCGAGGATGAGCACGAGCAGTTGCAGGTGCTGACGTCGGTGATCAAGGCAATGGCGCGCTTCTTCTGGTTCACGGTGGAGTTCGGCCTGATGCGTGGCACCACGCCCGGCGAGCTCAAGGTGTATGGCAGCGGCCTGCTGTCGTCCTATGGCGAGATCGCCCACGCGATCGAGTCCCCCGCGGTGCAGCGTTTCCCGCTGCAGCTCGAGTGGGTCGTCAACCAGTACTTCGAGATCGACCATTACCAGCCGTTGCTCTTCGTGGTCGATTCCTTCGAGCACCTGTACGCCGAGATTGAGCGCCTGATCGAGTGGGTGCGGGAGGGACGGCTCGACCACGTCTCCCCAGGCGAGCCGGCCATCAGCGAGGCGGACCTCCGCTCCTTCCTTGTCGCTGCGCGGTCCGCGTGA
Proteins encoded:
- a CDS encoding alkaline phosphatase family protein; the protein is MQTPFRLAPLARVLLATSVLFGPRLVAQGTPATTPILQSGPMVGASQMREVTLWAQTTRPAVVQFVYWDSLAPTRRYTSESVRTAPATAHVAKVQADSVKPGHVYGYELRINGVVVPRPYALRFATPTLWQYRTDPPTVRIAVASCFYVNEPEFDRPGTPYGGDYDILGAVTRSRPDLMLWMGDNAYLREGDFDSRTGVFHRYTHSRSLPELQPLLAATSHYATWDDHDFGPNDSDRSYGGRFLTRAAFELFWGNPPLGADGGGGVTSTFGWSDVDVFLMDNRWYRDGQGRVTGDHSYLGRNQIEWLLNGLKASRATFKLVVIGGQTVNNSVTFENYATYGAERTFLLDRLQQERVPGVIFLTGDKHWTELSKMDRGGSYPLYDLTVSPLTAGPSTGWKTEPNAYRVDGTIVSERNFGLLEVTGPLKERVLTITIQDRTGAVRWKRAIPASELK
- a CDS encoding phenylalanine 4-monooxygenase, which encodes MTTTAAVPGLTTTQAPFIEQAQAEGRLYIDQPYELYSEANHDVWRRLYARMGERWQQYANHRFLEGLETLCLDPERVPRLEDVNKFMAPLTGFRAKAVSGYVPAYMFFDCLRQRAFPTTITIRDGAVLDYLPEPDIFHDIAGHVPMHTDKAFADTLVMFGECAKAAAERVATIEDEHEQLQVLTSVIKAMARFFWFTVEFGLMRGTTPGELKVYGSGLLSSYGEIAHAIESPAVQRFPLQLEWVVNQYFEIDHYQPLLFVVDSFEHLYAEIERLIEWVREGRLDHVSPGEPAISEADLRSFLVAARSA
- a CDS encoding acetoacetate--CoA ligase translates to MDAAMPQWIPNPDRVASSHLARFLAARRAEGIALPPHDDAEAFHALHAWSVADPAAFWTAVWHDGDVLADRHPNGEAWSTVVVGLDQMAPPAPQRGPRWFPGAQLNFAENLLRHDGDHDAIVAWDERGALTPWSWRQLREIVARAAAGLAALGVGPGDRVAGWLPNIPETIVAMLATSALGAVWTSCSPDFGVEGIVDRFGQTTPRVLFFCDGYGYGGKVHDCVARAEELLPRLPSVEHAVMISYRGAAILPDDPRMSTWTQLLGDGPTPALRFTRLPFDHPLYILYSSGTTGLPKCMVHGAGGTLLQHLKEHRLHGDLHAGERLFYFTTCGWMMWNWLVSGLAVGATLVLYDGAPMPSHDPAILWRLAAAERVQLFGTSAKYLALAEKAGLEPARDFALDALRTVFSTGSPLAAESFDWVTRAVGAVQVASISGGTDIVSCFVLGNPISPVYRGEIQGPGLGMAVEVFDAVGQPAPIGEAGELVCTRAFPSMPVAFWHDPDGALYRAAYFSEYPGVWRHGDWITRTVHGGFAISGRSDATLNPGGVRIGTAEIYRQVETIPEVLESLVIGQRIPGSADGDVRVVLFVRLVEGATLDGALVDRISRRIRQGASPHHVPRVVLAVRDIPRTRSGKLSELAVRDVVEGRPVKNVGALANPESLEEFRDRAELLQVQPPH